One Poecilia reticulata strain Guanapo linkage group LG4, Guppy_female_1.0+MT, whole genome shotgun sequence genomic window carries:
- the s100p gene encoding calcium-activated potassium channel subunit beta-2 isoform X1 translates to MLKQTFSSEKMKINQNSQKIWLVLPDSAPMNPGCLKRCCILCCRWITSSSSSGGLLSPDFSETMFLFVGTKVTERRNERSSIYQRIRDHEVLDRRKTVTALRAGEDRAILLGLSMVFLSVMMYFVLGITILRSYSDSVWTDEDSCTIVNSTIVWDVNCSYSCGVECWKSSRYPCLQVFVSLNSSGRLVRLLHNEETHDSNPECFYIPKCHKDYAATHAMVQDISQRLRTQLTVQCYVDPTEKTDSAIMTQIYGRIAVFHSLFWPTCSLIGGTAIIAMVKLTQYLSIMCERLSRIKR, encoded by the exons ATGCTGAAGCAAACGTTCTCctctgagaaaatgaaaatcaatcaGAATTCACAAAAGATCTGGTTGGTCCTTCCTGATTCAGCCCCAATGAATCCAGGTTGTTTGAAACGTTGCTGCATTCTTTGTTGCAGGTGGATCACATCCTCTAGCAGCAGCGGTGGACTCCTGTCTCCTGACTTCTCAGAAACAATGTTTCTCTTTGTAGGAACTAAAGTCACAGAGAGAAGGAATGAACGCAG TTCTATTTACCAGAGGATTCGGGACCATGAGGTGCTGGACAGGAGGAAGACGGTGACGGCTCTGAGGGCGGGCGAGGACAGAGCCATACTGCTGGGGCTCAGCATGGTCTTCCTCTCTGTCATGATGTACTTCGTCCTGGGCATCACCATCCTGCGCTCTTACTCTGACAG TGTGTGGACAGATGAGGATAGCTGCACCATTGTGAACTCCACCATAGTGTGGGATGTAAACTGTTCATACAGTTGTGGAGTAGAGTGCTGGAAGAGTTCCCGTTACCCCTGTCTCCAAGTGTTTGTCAGCCTGAACTCATCAGGACGGCTGGTCCGATTGCTGCACAATGAGGAGACACACGACAGCAATCCCGAG tgtttctacATTCCAAAGTGTCATAAAGACTATGCTGCCACGCATGCCATGGTTCAGGACATTTCTCAGAGACTCAGGACTCAACTCACAGTTCAGTGTTATGTCGACCCAACAGAGAAGACAGACAGCGCCATCATGACCCAGATTTATGGTCGAATTGCCGTCTTCCACTCTTTATTCTGGCCAACCTGCTCTTTGATCGGAGGAACCGCCATCATTGCCATGGTGAAGCTGACCCAGTATCTCTCCATCATGTGCGAGAGACTCAGCCGCATCAAAAGGTGA
- the s100p gene encoding calcium-activated potassium channel subunit beta-2 isoform X2 has protein sequence MFLFVGTKVTERRNERSSIYQRIRDHEVLDRRKTVTALRAGEDRAILLGLSMVFLSVMMYFVLGITILRSYSDSVWTDEDSCTIVNSTIVWDVNCSYSCGVECWKSSRYPCLQVFVSLNSSGRLVRLLHNEETHDSNPECFYIPKCHKDYAATHAMVQDISQRLRTQLTVQCYVDPTEKTDSAIMTQIYGRIAVFHSLFWPTCSLIGGTAIIAMVKLTQYLSIMCERLSRIKR, from the exons ATGTTTCTCTTTGTAGGAACTAAAGTCACAGAGAGAAGGAATGAACGCAG TTCTATTTACCAGAGGATTCGGGACCATGAGGTGCTGGACAGGAGGAAGACGGTGACGGCTCTGAGGGCGGGCGAGGACAGAGCCATACTGCTGGGGCTCAGCATGGTCTTCCTCTCTGTCATGATGTACTTCGTCCTGGGCATCACCATCCTGCGCTCTTACTCTGACAG TGTGTGGACAGATGAGGATAGCTGCACCATTGTGAACTCCACCATAGTGTGGGATGTAAACTGTTCATACAGTTGTGGAGTAGAGTGCTGGAAGAGTTCCCGTTACCCCTGTCTCCAAGTGTTTGTCAGCCTGAACTCATCAGGACGGCTGGTCCGATTGCTGCACAATGAGGAGACACACGACAGCAATCCCGAG tgtttctacATTCCAAAGTGTCATAAAGACTATGCTGCCACGCATGCCATGGTTCAGGACATTTCTCAGAGACTCAGGACTCAACTCACAGTTCAGTGTTATGTCGACCCAACAGAGAAGACAGACAGCGCCATCATGACCCAGATTTATGGTCGAATTGCCGTCTTCCACTCTTTATTCTGGCCAACCTGCTCTTTGATCGGAGGAACCGCCATCATTGCCATGGTGAAGCTGACCCAGTATCTCTCCATCATGTGCGAGAGACTCAGCCGCATCAAAAGGTGA